In one window of Thermodesulfobacteriota bacterium DNA:
- a CDS encoding V-type ATP synthase subunit B gives MSLDLIKRQYRTLATISGPLIFVDRMTRGSLGEMCVVDLPEGEQRTGQILQLMGERAVIQVLEGTSGIDSDESSVLPTGETARVGVSMDLFGRVLNGFGEPIDGLPPIVPDEYKDINGLPMNPAAREKPDFFVQTGISAIDGLNTLVRGQKLPIFSGAGLPAKELALQIVRQARVAEAEEFAVILGAMGITSRESFFFRRSLEEAGALERTIAFINQVNDPTIERLFTPRIALTVAEYLAFERGFHVMVVLTDMTSYCESLREIGSAREEIPGRRSYPGYMYTDLATLYERAGRLKGGKGSVTLMPILTMPDDDITHPIPDLTGYITEGQIVLSRALHRKGIYPPIDVLPCLSRLMNLGIGKGKTRDGHRTIADQLYSAYARGIDVRRLVTIVGEEGLSDLDRRYLSFSDEFEKRFVGQGWEDRSIDETLDLGLELLKAVPEREAVARRK, from the coding sequence ATGTCATTAGACCTCATAAAAAGACAGTACCGGACGCTGGCGACCATATCAGGCCCGCTCATATTCGTGGACAGGATGACAAGGGGGAGCCTCGGCGAGATGTGCGTCGTCGACCTCCCCGAGGGCGAGCAGAGGACCGGGCAGATACTCCAGCTAATGGGGGAGAGGGCCGTCATACAGGTGCTCGAGGGTACCTCCGGCATAGACTCGGACGAGTCGAGCGTGCTGCCGACCGGCGAGACGGCGAGGGTAGGCGTCTCGATGGACCTCTTCGGCAGGGTGCTTAACGGCTTCGGCGAGCCCATAGACGGCCTGCCGCCCATCGTGCCTGACGAGTACAAGGACATAAACGGCCTTCCCATGAACCCGGCCGCGCGCGAGAAGCCGGACTTTTTCGTCCAGACCGGCATCTCCGCGATAGACGGGCTCAATACGCTCGTAAGAGGGCAGAAGCTCCCGATATTCTCGGGCGCCGGGCTCCCGGCAAAGGAGCTGGCCCTTCAGATAGTGAGGCAAGCAAGGGTCGCGGAGGCGGAAGAGTTCGCCGTCATACTCGGCGCAATGGGCATAACATCGAGGGAGAGCTTCTTTTTCAGGAGGTCGCTTGAGGAGGCGGGGGCGCTTGAGCGGACGATCGCCTTCATAAACCAGGTGAACGACCCGACCATAGAAAGGCTCTTTACGCCTCGTATAGCGCTAACGGTAGCCGAGTACCTCGCCTTCGAGCGCGGTTTTCACGTGATGGTGGTCCTTACCGACATGACATCATACTGCGAATCGCTACGGGAGATAGGGAGCGCGCGCGAGGAGATCCCCGGAAGACGGAGCTACCCAGGCTACATGTACACCGACCTTGCGACCCTCTACGAGAGGGCAGGGAGGCTCAAGGGCGGCAAGGGCTCCGTGACGCTCATGCCCATATTAACCATGCCTGACGACGACATAACGCACCCCATACCCGACCTTACAGGCTACATCACCGAGGGGCAGATAGTCTTGAGCAGGGCCTTGCACAGGAAAGGGATATACCCGCCCATAGACGTACTCCCGTGCCTTTCGAGGCTCATGAACCTCGGCATAGGGAAGGGGAAGACGAGGGACGGGCACAGGACCATAGCCGACCAGCTCTATTCGGCCTACGCAAGGGGCATCGACGTAAGGAGGCTCGTGACCATTGTCGGCGAGGAGGGGCTCTCTGACCTTGACAGGAGATACCTCTCTTTCTCCGACGAGTTCGAAAAGAGGTTTGTGGGCCAGGGCTGGGAAGACCGCTCGATTGACGAGACACTGGACCTCGGGCTTGAGCTCCTTAAGGCCGTGCCCGAGAGGGAGGCAGTGGCAAGGAGAAAATAG
- a CDS encoding V-type ATP synthase subunit A translates to MKETRGKIYGVAGPTVMVKGMTGAIMNTVCLVGRHGLLGEIIRIKDDMATLQVYEDTVGISVGEDVISYGIPLSVTLGPGLLSGLFDGIQRPLDKIRDTAGGFLTRGVKVEALDLDRIWEFTPIRKKGDTVAPGDILGTIEETERITHRVMVPPGLGGVVKEIKSGKVSGAEYICMLENGQFIELYQEWPVRRPRPFKAKLQPEAPFITGQRVFDTLLPVAEGGTAIVPGGFGTGKTVVEQTIAKFSRSDIVVYVGCGERGNEMSEILSDFPKLKDPTSGLPLSLRTVIVVNTSNMPVAAREASIFTGITIAEYFRDMGYSVAMLADSISRWAEALREISSRLEEMPGEEGFPPYLATQLGMFYERSGKVRCLGSEERTGSVTVISAVSPPGGDFSEPVTQASLRFAGTLWALDPDLAYRRHFPAVNWLASFSLFQAELDDWFGREVAEDMVRLRDRLYSLLQRQTELKDIIQIIGVEALQESDRLTLEAANIATDAFLKQSAFSEIDAFNTYEKQYWMLKSIFAYLESAEEALERGVFIETILESPVKWKLARMKDEPNEGFSGKARALIGEVVSEFSMLEEK, encoded by the coding sequence ATGAAAGAGACGAGGGGAAAGATATACGGGGTAGCCGGCCCGACGGTCATGGTAAAGGGCATGACCGGCGCGATAATGAATACCGTCTGCCTCGTGGGCAGGCACGGGCTCCTCGGCGAGATAATCCGCATAAAGGACGACATGGCGACGCTCCAGGTCTACGAGGACACCGTCGGGATATCGGTCGGCGAGGACGTAATAAGCTACGGCATCCCCCTTAGCGTCACGCTCGGACCGGGTCTCCTTTCGGGCCTATTCGACGGCATACAGAGGCCGCTCGACAAGATACGGGACACCGCAGGGGGGTTTCTTACAAGGGGCGTCAAGGTCGAGGCGCTCGACTTGGATAGAATATGGGAGTTCACTCCAATAAGGAAAAAGGGCGACACGGTCGCGCCCGGCGACATACTCGGCACCATCGAGGAGACGGAGCGCATTACGCACAGGGTGATGGTGCCGCCGGGGCTCGGGGGCGTTGTAAAGGAGATAAAGTCCGGGAAGGTCTCCGGGGCCGAGTACATATGCATGCTCGAGAATGGGCAATTCATAGAGCTCTACCAGGAATGGCCCGTGAGAAGGCCCAGGCCCTTCAAGGCGAAGCTTCAGCCCGAGGCGCCTTTCATAACCGGGCAGAGGGTCTTCGATACGCTCTTGCCGGTCGCCGAGGGAGGAACGGCCATAGTGCCCGGCGGCTTCGGGACAGGGAAGACCGTCGTCGAGCAGACCATCGCGAAGTTCTCGCGTAGCGACATAGTCGTATACGTCGGGTGCGGCGAGAGGGGAAACGAGATGTCTGAGATACTCTCGGATTTCCCCAAGCTCAAGGACCCGACCTCCGGGCTTCCGCTGAGCCTCCGGACGGTCATAGTCGTCAATACCTCCAACATGCCGGTTGCGGCGCGCGAGGCCTCGATCTTTACCGGCATTACGATCGCCGAGTATTTCAGGGACATGGGCTACAGCGTAGCCATGCTCGCGGACTCCATATCGAGATGGGCCGAGGCCCTCCGTGAGATATCGTCGAGGCTCGAGGAGATGCCCGGAGAGGAGGGCTTTCCGCCGTATCTGGCGACCCAGCTGGGCATGTTCTACGAGCGTTCCGGGAAGGTCAGGTGCCTGGGGTCGGAAGAGCGGACCGGCTCCGTCACGGTAATAAGCGCCGTCTCTCCTCCGGGCGGGGACTTCTCCGAGCCCGTAACGCAGGCTTCTCTCCGGTTCGCGGGCACGCTATGGGCTCTCGACCCTGACCTCGCTTACAGGAGGCACTTCCCGGCCGTAAACTGGCTTGCGAGCTTCAGCCTCTTCCAGGCCGAGCTCGACGACTGGTTCGGAAGGGAGGTGGCGGAGGACATGGTGAGGCTCAGGGACAGGCTCTACTCGCTACTCCAGAGGCAGACGGAATTGAAGGACATAATACAGATAATAGGCGTGGAGGCGCTGCAGGAATCGGACAGGCTTACCCTGGAGGCGGCGAACATCGCAACCGACGCCTTCTTGAAGCAGAGCGCATTCAGCGAGATAGACGCCTTCAACACCTACGAGAAACAGTACTGGATGCTCAAGTCCATATTCGCCTACCTTGAGAGCGCAGAGGAGGCCCTGGAAAGAGGGGTCTTCATTGAGACCATACTGGAAAGCCCAGTGAAATGGAAGCTCGCGCGCATGAAAGACGAGCCGAACGAGGGCTTCTCCGGTAAGGCCCGGGCCCTCATAGGCGAGGTAGTGAGCGAGTTCAGCATGTTGGAGGAAAAATAG
- a CDS encoding V-type ATP synthase subunit F, protein MAELLVITGPGASLGFRCAGVDTLEVKEDADISGTLLNIQSTGKYGLVAVEERLLERVPELAMKRLRKKGLPIIMPISLPLKWGEAGAAESPVVRLIRRAIGYQIKIKR, encoded by the coding sequence ATGGCGGAACTTCTGGTCATAACAGGCCCGGGCGCCTCTCTCGGTTTCAGGTGCGCCGGGGTCGACACCCTTGAGGTCAAGGAGGACGCCGATATATCGGGTACGCTCCTCAATATCCAGTCGACCGGAAAGTACGGGCTCGTCGCGGTCGAGGAGCGGCTCCTGGAGAGGGTGCCTGAGCTTGCGATGAAGCGCTTGAGGAAAAAGGGTCTCCCCATTATCATGCCCATTAGTCTGCCGCTCAAGTGGGGCGAGGCCGGGGCAGCCGAGTCCCCGGTGGTGCGCCTTATAAGAAGGGCGATAGGGTATCAGATAAAGATAAAGAGATAA
- a CDS encoding V-type ATPase subunit produces MPASMLPSRTDLSYFNSRVRGLRGRLLKSQDYEALIQAESPAQAAERLRSTAYGADMEAALARFGSIEEAFPAALKSSLSDSFKLLWKLAPEGARPFLKAVLSIWEAFDLKAIIRGISRGVRSDDIRDVLIPAGELDTAALNTLLSSRNVEDLASFLRTWGSTYARPVSKGLPAFLKNGRTAEMEIALDRHSGEELLSALEGEWLDARIMRGWTAMRIDFINITTLVKISGESYTAEGAGEFFVKGGKALRKSEFIRLSSLTTREELFEALRGVIAEPAIKGVLDSSDPRDPALLEEAAEKALERRLAGIAVSEPLSIALGAAYIHMKVRETRNLRLIYRGKLFGMPEDEVRKLIFIPL; encoded by the coding sequence ATGCCTGCCTCTATGCTCCCGTCCCGGACGGACTTGAGCTACTTTAACTCCAGGGTCAGGGGGTTACGGGGAAGGCTCCTCAAGAGCCAGGACTATGAGGCGCTAATCCAGGCCGAAAGCCCCGCCCAGGCGGCGGAAAGGCTCCGCTCGACCGCTTACGGAGCGGATATGGAAGCCGCACTGGCGCGTTTCGGCTCGATCGAGGAGGCGTTCCCGGCGGCCCTCAAATCCAGCCTCTCGGACTCGTTCAAGCTTCTCTGGAAACTGGCCCCCGAAGGCGCAAGGCCTTTCCTCAAGGCCGTCTTAAGCATCTGGGAGGCCTTTGACCTCAAGGCCATCATACGCGGGATATCGAGGGGCGTAAGGAGCGACGACATCCGCGACGTCCTCATACCCGCGGGAGAGCTCGATACAGCCGCGCTCAACACCCTCCTTTCATCCAGGAACGTCGAGGACCTTGCGAGCTTCCTCCGTACATGGGGGAGCACATACGCCAGGCCGGTCTCAAAGGGCCTGCCCGCGTTCCTTAAAAACGGCAGGACCGCGGAGATGGAGATAGCCCTCGACAGGCATTCGGGCGAGGAGCTTCTTTCCGCGCTCGAAGGCGAATGGCTGGACGCGCGCATAATGAGGGGCTGGACCGCGATGAGGATAGACTTCATCAATATAACCACCCTCGTCAAGATCTCCGGCGAATCCTATACCGCCGAGGGCGCGGGGGAGTTCTTCGTAAAGGGCGGAAAGGCGCTGAGGAAAAGCGAGTTCATAAGGCTTTCGTCGCTTACGACCAGGGAGGAGCTTTTCGAGGCGCTCAGAGGAGTTATAGCCGAGCCTGCCATAAAAGGTGTGCTCGACTCATCTGACCCGCGCGACCCTGCGCTCCTTGAAGAGGCGGCTGAAAAGGCGCTCGAGAGGCGTCTTGCCGGGATCGCGGTCTCGGAGCCGCTCTCAATAGCCCTGGGCGCGGCTTACATACACATGAAAGTCCGTGAGACCAGGAACCTGAGGCTCATATACAGGGGAAAGCTCTTCGGGATGCCGGAAGACGAGGTACGGAAGCTCATCTTCATTCCTTTATAA
- a CDS encoding V-type ATP synthase subunit E: protein MAANPQDSRDPLIAALEEDARAQASRLVEEAEEAREEMLRRARAEAAKEADERLSMVRERLGRERAAKLNSARTRAAGLKLGVRQELLDSVLVEAQKRLVSLPDAEYGRLVTSLYEALKGEWDKARPGEQAIIRLNPADAARVRADGARVEPDSKVAGGVVFTSVDGRVVFENTVQSVVERARKLMVPIDKLLFREALP, encoded by the coding sequence ATGGCCGCCAACCCACAGGACTCCCGGGACCCGCTCATAGCCGCGCTTGAGGAGGACGCCAGGGCCCAGGCTTCTAGGCTCGTCGAGGAGGCCGAAGAGGCGAGGGAGGAGATGCTCCGGCGCGCAAGGGCCGAGGCCGCGAAAGAGGCGGACGAGCGCCTCTCGATGGTGCGCGAAAGGCTTGGCCGCGAGAGGGCCGCGAAGCTGAATAGCGCCAGGACAAGGGCCGCGGGACTCAAGCTGGGGGTCAGGCAGGAGCTTCTCGATAGCGTTCTCGTTGAGGCGCAAAAGAGGCTCGTCTCGCTCCCGGACGCCGAGTACGGAAGGCTTGTTACAAGCCTTTACGAAGCCCTGAAGGGCGAATGGGATAAGGCGAGGCCCGGCGAGCAGGCCATTATCCGCCTGAACCCGGCTGACGCTGCCCGCGTGCGGGCCGACGGCGCCAGGGTCGAGCCGGACTCCAAGGTGGCGGGCGGGGTCGTCTTCACCTCGGTCGACGGCAGGGTGGTCTTCGAGAACACGGTCCAGTCGGTCGTCGAGCGGGCAAGAAAGCTCATGGTCCCAATCGACAAGCTCCTCTTCAGGGAGGCGCTCCCGTGA
- a CDS encoding ATPase: protein MQEGLIALAAALAIGLPALATGWAQSKIGAAGAGAVAEKPELTGIVIILVAIPETMVLLGFVVAYLVISG, encoded by the coding sequence ATGCAAGAGGGACTCATAGCTCTCGCAGCCGCGCTGGCCATAGGGCTGCCGGCCCTGGCTACCGGCTGGGCGCAGAGCAAGATAGGCGCTGCCGGGGCCGGGGCCGTGGCGGAAAAACCGGAGCTCACAGGCATAGTCATCATCCTGGTCGCCATCCCCGAGACAATGGTGCTCCTGGGCTTTGTCGTCGCGTACCTCGTTATAAGCGGATAG
- a CDS encoding V-type ATPase 116kDa subunit family protein: protein MIKKMLKARIIGPKSRIDEAVKALHSAAVLHIETVPEEDIGNGGLLRRLPIEAERVREREELEKARDALKNLAALLPEPPVVRPVRVEAREIPRYMGDLAHIGERARELRARKDALSEELSSLGKYEKLLRGFAPIVSRLGGLKNFEVTGVTLERTREDIAGLLESEVSRITEGAYRILTKDLDAGTIGVVLAYPKHFDQQVKTLLAGRAIGEVRLPDEYADMALVEALVLMGRRRALIPGLVSDIDRELSTISLQWYDEIDGTARAIDNALDEFGAFSYAAASSFAFIIEGWVPAERYGALKEEFRRSFGGSVMVSIMETDLAQDDSVPVLIRNPWFIRPFEVFLSALPPPRYGSVDPTLYVAIFFPAFFGLIVADMGYGAVTMALALTLRSRLKERKAYRDIATVLAIASASAIVFGFLFGEFFGDLGERLGLHPIIFHRIEALTTLIYVTIGIGVFHVLLGIALGIKSSIARKKNKKAAAKAAFFLLVVSFLCVLGATTGNLPGEYLMAAAVVSALSFAALVLLEGILGPVDFLEALGNIVSYVRIMAVGTASVVMALVANKLGSIPESLAIGVLVAGLVHVLNLLLSILSPSIQSMRLQYVEFFSKFYEGGGRRYRPFRRR, encoded by the coding sequence GTGATAAAGAAGATGCTCAAGGCGAGGATAATCGGCCCGAAGAGCCGCATCGATGAGGCCGTAAAGGCGCTGCACTCGGCCGCCGTGCTCCATATAGAGACGGTCCCTGAGGAGGACATCGGTAACGGCGGGCTCCTACGGAGGCTCCCCATAGAGGCGGAAAGGGTAAGGGAGAGGGAAGAGCTCGAAAAGGCGCGCGACGCGCTTAAGAACCTCGCGGCCCTTCTGCCTGAGCCGCCGGTCGTAAGGCCCGTGCGGGTCGAGGCCCGGGAAATACCCCGGTACATGGGCGACCTCGCCCATATCGGCGAGAGGGCAAGGGAGCTCCGGGCGCGGAAGGACGCGCTCTCGGAGGAGCTTTCCTCCTTGGGGAAATACGAGAAGCTGCTCCGCGGCTTCGCGCCCATCGTATCGAGGCTCGGGGGCCTGAAGAACTTCGAGGTCACCGGCGTCACGCTCGAGCGGACGAGGGAGGACATAGCGGGCCTTCTTGAATCCGAGGTGTCGAGGATAACCGAAGGCGCCTACAGGATCCTTACGAAGGACCTGGACGCCGGGACCATCGGGGTGGTGCTCGCATACCCGAAGCACTTCGACCAACAGGTCAAAACGCTCCTTGCGGGCAGGGCCATCGGCGAGGTGCGCCTGCCGGACGAGTACGCGGACATGGCCCTCGTAGAGGCCCTGGTGCTGATGGGGAGGAGGCGGGCCCTGATACCGGGCCTCGTAAGCGACATCGACAGGGAGTTGTCGACCATTTCATTGCAATGGTACGACGAAATAGACGGGACCGCGAGGGCGATAGATAACGCGCTCGACGAGTTCGGCGCGTTCTCGTACGCTGCGGCGAGCTCCTTCGCGTTCATAATCGAGGGATGGGTCCCTGCCGAGAGGTATGGCGCCCTGAAAGAGGAGTTCCGGAGGTCGTTCGGCGGGAGCGTGATGGTAAGTATCATGGAAACGGACTTGGCCCAGGACGACTCGGTGCCGGTACTCATAAGGAACCCCTGGTTCATAAGGCCTTTCGAGGTCTTCCTCTCGGCGCTGCCGCCGCCGAGATACGGCTCTGTGGACCCGACCCTTTATGTGGCTATATTCTTCCCGGCCTTCTTCGGCCTTATAGTTGCGGACATGGGCTACGGCGCAGTCACGATGGCGCTGGCCTTGACCCTCCGCTCAAGGCTCAAGGAAAGAAAGGCATACAGGGACATAGCGACGGTGCTTGCGATTGCGAGCGCCTCGGCCATCGTCTTCGGCTTTCTTTTCGGCGAGTTCTTCGGCGACCTGGGAGAGAGGCTCGGGCTACATCCCATAATCTTTCACAGGATAGAGGCCCTTACTACGCTCATTTACGTCACCATAGGTATAGGCGTCTTCCATGTGCTTCTGGGCATAGCGCTCGGCATAAAGAGCAGCATCGCCAGGAAAAAAAACAAAAAGGCGGCGGCAAAGGCGGCTTTCTTCCTGCTCGTAGTCTCGTTCCTCTGCGTGCTCGGCGCAACGACGGGCAACCTGCCGGGCGAATACCTCATGGCAGCGGCTGTTGTTTCGGCCCTTTCCTTTGCGGCGCTCGTCCTCCTGGAGGGCATACTCGGCCCCGTGGACTTCCTCGAGGCCCTCGGCAATATCGTATCCTACGTCCGTATCATGGCAGTCGGCACGGCTTCGGTCGTCATGGCCCTGGTCGCGAACAAGCTGGGGTCCATCCCGGAGAGCCTGGCGATCGGCGTGCTCGTAGCAGGGCTCGTGCATGTCCTCAACCTGCTCTTGAGCATCCTGAGCCCCTCGATACAGTCCATGAGGCTCCAGTATGTAGAGTTCTTCAGCAAGTTCTACGAGGGCGGCGGGAGGAGATACAGGCCTTTCAGGAGGCGTTAG
- a CDS encoding V-type ATPase subunit subunit G family protein has product MPDDILSELRAREEEMEALINDARQRAARIREEAAREARALKESLVAAADAEAARLAASEREKTEREAGEIGERGRREASELREKGERKFEGAVSEVMRFLMESIGAPR; this is encoded by the coding sequence ATGCCGGATGACATTCTCTCAGAGCTCAGGGCCAGGGAAGAGGAGATGGAGGCCCTGATAAACGACGCCAGGCAAAGGGCCGCCCGCATAAGGGAGGAGGCGGCCAGGGAAGCCAGGGCGCTCAAGGAGTCGCTCGTGGCCGCGGCCGATGCCGAGGCGGCTCGGCTTGCCGCGTCAGAGCGCGAAAAGACAGAAAGAGAAGCCGGTGAAATAGGGGAAAGGGGCAGGAGAGAGGCGAGTGAACTGAGGGAAAAGGGCGAAAGGAAGTTCGAGGGGGCCGTTTCGGAGGTCATGCGTTTCCTCATGGAATCGATAGGTGCGCCAAGGTGA
- a CDS encoding helix-hairpin-helix domain-containing protein gives MRDKRYPAFLLVSIALLVLFIYRNPSLFPENPSTPPEKPLSTAQAGHAPAPLASAAPEDPRPPSIPVFPLDINKAAVEDLMLLPGIGEKTALRIVEKRAEMDGFRTVDDLTEVKWVGKVKLERIRALVFAGPYAAPPRSAP, from the coding sequence ATGAGAGACAAGCGCTACCCTGCTTTCCTCCTCGTCTCAATAGCCCTTCTGGTTCTATTCATCTACCGCAACCCGTCGCTCTTTCCTGAAAACCCTTCAACACCGCCGGAAAAGCCGCTTTCAACCGCCCAGGCGGGCCATGCTCCCGCCCCGCTCGCAAGTGCGGCCCCGGAGGACCCGAGGCCGCCCTCCATCCCGGTATTCCCGCTCGACATCAATAAGGCCGCCGTCGAAGACCTGATGCTGCTTCCCGGCATCGGCGAAAAGACCGCATTGAGGATAGTCGAGAAAAGGGCGGAAATGGACGGTTTCCGGACGGTCGACGATTTGACAGAGGTCAAGTGGGTTGGTAAAGTCAAGTTGGAGAGGATACGCGCCCTCGTCTTTGCCGGGCCCTACGCCGCGCCGCCGCGTTCCGCTCCATGA
- the cimA gene encoding citramalate synthase, with protein MWMIFLYDTTLRDGTQAEDISFSVEDKVRIARALDDLGVHYIEGGWPGSNPRDIEFFKSMSGEKLGSSRLVSFGSTRRAGARAAQDANLKALVSSRTPAVAIFGKTWKLHVLKAIRVSLDENVEMIFDSVAYLKKRVGEVFYDAEHFFDAYKDDPAYALKTLKAAEEAGADFLVLCDTNGGTLPFEVAEITREVRLNTSARIGIHAHNDSDTAVANSLSAVREGAVMVQGTVNGFGERCGNANLCSIIPALKVKMGLDCITSERLRKLRSTARFVNELANLPHLKHQPYVGDSAFAHKGGIHVSAILKNPATYEHMSPDLVGNIQRVLVSDLSGRSNIIYKAEEYGVDISSGSEVVKGVLNELKLLEHQGFQYEGAEASFELLIRKAMKKKERYFKLLDFRVIDEKKSEDEAPHSEATIKLEVNGVVEHTAAEGNGPVNALDRALRKALERFYPSIREVELLDFKVRVLAGMQGTAAKVRVLVESGDGADKWGTVGVSENVIEASWQALVDSLEYKLFKDGKKRKGKPRA; from the coding sequence ATTTGGATGATCTTCCTTTACGACACTACGCTCCGCGACGGCACGCAGGCCGAGGACATCTCCTTTTCCGTCGAGGACAAGGTACGGATAGCCAGGGCGCTCGACGACCTCGGGGTCCACTACATCGAGGGCGGCTGGCCCGGCAGCAACCCGCGCGATATCGAGTTCTTCAAGTCCATGTCCGGGGAGAAGCTCGGGAGTTCCAGGCTCGTGAGCTTCGGCTCCACCAGGCGCGCTGGCGCAAGGGCCGCGCAAGACGCGAACTTGAAGGCCCTCGTCTCGTCGCGCACCCCGGCTGTCGCCATCTTCGGGAAGACCTGGAAGCTCCATGTCTTGAAGGCCATCAGGGTTTCGCTCGACGAGAACGTCGAGATGATATTCGACTCGGTAGCCTATCTCAAGAAGCGGGTCGGCGAGGTCTTCTACGACGCCGAGCACTTCTTCGACGCCTATAAGGACGACCCGGCCTATGCGCTCAAGACCCTCAAGGCGGCGGAGGAGGCAGGGGCGGACTTCCTGGTCCTCTGCGACACGAACGGCGGGACCCTGCCCTTCGAGGTCGCCGAGATAACGAGGGAAGTCAGGCTCAATACCTCGGCCCGGATAGGCATTCATGCGCATAACGACTCCGACACCGCCGTTGCGAACTCACTGTCCGCCGTAAGGGAAGGGGCCGTAATGGTGCAGGGCACGGTGAACGGCTTCGGGGAGAGGTGCGGCAACGCGAACCTCTGCTCCATAATACCGGCCCTGAAGGTCAAGATGGGCCTCGACTGCATCACCTCCGAGAGGCTCAGGAAACTGAGGAGCACGGCGAGGTTCGTAAACGAGCTTGCGAACCTCCCTCATCTGAAGCACCAGCCCTATGTGGGCGACAGCGCCTTCGCGCACAAGGGCGGCATCCACGTGAGCGCCATACTTAAGAACCCCGCGACCTACGAGCACATGAGCCCGGATCTCGTGGGCAACATCCAGCGCGTGCTCGTGTCCGACCTCTCCGGCAGGTCCAATATCATCTACAAGGCCGAGGAGTACGGGGTCGACATATCGAGCGGCTCGGAGGTAGTAAAGGGCGTCCTTAACGAGCTTAAGCTGCTTGAGCACCAGGGCTTCCAGTACGAGGGGGCCGAGGCATCGTTCGAGCTCCTCATCCGCAAGGCCATGAAGAAAAAGGAGAGGTACTTCAAGCTCCTCGACTTCAGGGTCATTGACGAGAAAAAGAGCGAGGACGAAGCCCCCCACTCCGAGGCCACCATAAAGCTCGAGGTTAACGGGGTGGTCGAGCACACCGCCGCCGAGGGTAACGGCCCTGTAAACGCCCTTGACAGGGCCCTCCGGAAGGCGCTTGAGAGGTTCTACCCTTCCATCCGGGAAGTGGAACTCCTGGATTTCAAGGTGAGGGTGCTCGCCGGGATGCAGGGCACCGCGGCGAAGGTGCGCGTCCTTGTCGAGTCCGGCGACGGGGCTGATAAATGGGGCACCGTCGGGGTTTCCGAAAACGTTATCGAGGCGAGCTGGCAGGCACTTGTCGACAGCCTCGAATACAAGCTCTTCAAGGACGGGAAGAAAAGGAAAGGCAAGCCCCGCGCGTAA